A stretch of Pseudophryne corroboree isolate aPseCor3 chromosome 9, aPseCor3.hap2, whole genome shotgun sequence DNA encodes these proteins:
- the ABL2 gene encoding tyrosine-protein kinase ABL2 isoform X2, with the protein MGQQVGRVGGETPGGGPPPPRGSRNTGAKLSNLPGAVGTGVGGRRRETTGRSNPETGFNIFTQHALHRPYGSDSEPQALNDAIRWSSKENLLGATESDPNLFLALYDFVASGDNTLSITKGEKLRVLCYNQNGEWCEVLSKNGQGWVPSNYITPVNSLEKHSWYHGPVSRSAAEYLLSSLINGSFLVRESESSPGQLSISLRYEGRVYHYRINTASDGKVYVTAESRFTTLAELVHHHSTVADGLVTILHYPAPKCNKPTVYGVSPIHDKWEMERTDITMKHKLGGGQYGEVYVGVWKKYNLTVAVKTLKEDTMEVEEFLKEAAVMKEIKHPNLVQLLGVCTLEPPFYIVTEYMHFGNLLDYLRECNREEVTAVVLLYMATQISSAMEYLERKNFIHRDLAARNCLVGENHVVKVADFGLSRLMTGDTYTAHAGAKFPIKWTAPESLAYNTFSIKSDVWAFGVLLWEIATYGMSPYPGIDLSQVYDLLEKGYRMEQPEGCPPKVYELMRACWQWNPSDRPSFAETHQAFETMFHDSNINEEVAEELGRTAASSTSISCQSRLPILPSKSRTLKKKVENKENIEGTGDSSDNSTSSTTPGILRGSPVASGSPALPRKQRDKSPSSLLGDTKETTFTRDRKGGFFSSFMKKKSAPQPPKRSSSFREMENQPHKRPELTGELAAFQQLDGLDTPASPGSHKCYGGVSQRNFAEEATGGVSGGWTGISGFFTPRLIKKTFGLRTGKSGSNDDQSKPFPRSNSTSSMSPVVSEQDRISMTLPRNCHRTKVQLDRAASVSSQPDENQQDLPRTALDMAPAQPNRDRVKAKMLPRTGGSERNGGLRTGADDRSSPGKHVGGVSSSFPTAAHNHKVPVLISPSPRNASTDGQLVGMDSLGHTFKLLQEHVAPAGSEKDRPSHRRLKPKCAPPPPPNLRFLQQPPAEGTGSSAPAQSVPDRAPKPSRPMLPPPPPVSQAGKLSNGAAGGGRGALRKSKQPAEKIPAEKISKEALLQCAGMLSSALALPQPNSQLVDTGHQLLDYCTGYVDSIAQTRNKFAFREAVSRLEVSLQELQVSSAGAGAGGASAASQGPNPVLNNLLSCVQEISDVVQR; encoded by the exons CTCTCCACCGGCCTTACGGCAGTGACTCAGAACCTCAAGCTCTTAATGATGCCATTCGCTGGAGTTCCAAGGAGAACCTGCTGGGAGCCACAGAGAGTGACCCCAATCTCTTTCTTGCACTCTATGATTTTGTGGCCAGCGGAGACAACACTCTAAGCATCACTAAAG GGGAGAAGCTGCGTGTGCTATGCTATAACCAGAATGGCGAATGGTGCGAAGTGCTGTCTAAGAATGGCCAGGGCTGGGTGCCCAGTAATTACATCACTCCTGTCAACAGCCTGGAGAAGCACTCGTGGTATCATGGCCCCGTGTCTCGCAGTGCAGCAGAGTATCTGCTCAGCAGCCTGATTAATGGCAGTTTCTTAGTGCGGGAGAGCGAGAGCAGCCCAGGCCAGCTCTCCATCTCCCTGCGTTATGAGGGCCGCGTCTACCACTACCGCATAAACACTGCCTCTGATGGCAAG GTTTACGTCACAGCGGAGAGCCGATTTACCACACTGGCTGAGCTGGTCCACCATCACTCCACCGTGGCTGACGGCCTTGTCACTATCTTACACTACCCAGCACCCAAGTGCAACAAGCCCACAGTTTACGGAGTGTCCCCCATCCATGATAAGTGGGAGATGGAGCGCACAGACATCACCATGAAGCACAAATTGGGAGGGGGACAGTACGGTGAAGTTTATGTAGGAGTCTGGAAAAAATACAATCTTACCGTGGCTGTGAAAACACTAAAG GAAGACACAATGGAGGTGGAGGAGTTTCTCAAGGAGGCCGCAGTGATGAAGGAGATCAAACATCCCAACCTGGTGCAACTGCTAG GTGTCTGCACACTGGAGCCCCCGTTTTACATTGTAACGGAATACATGCACTTTGGAAACCTGCTAGATTACCTGCGGGAGTGTAACCGGGAGGAAGTGACCGCTGTGGTACTGCTTTACATGGCCACTCAGATCTCTTCCGCCATGGAGTATCTGGAGAGGAAAAACTTCATCCACCG GGACCTGGCTGCAAGGAACTGCCTGGTGGGGGAAAATCATGTTGTGAAAGTGGCTGATTTTGGGCTCTCTCGTCTGATGACTGGAGACACGTACACAGCTCATGCAGGTGCCAAGTTCCCCATCAAATGGACGGCACCGGAAAGCCTGGCATACAACACATTCTCCATCAAATCAGACGTCTGGG CTTTTGGGGTGCTGCTCTGGGAGATCGCTACTTACGGCATGTCTCCATACCCTGGCATCGACCTGTCTCAGGTATATGACTTGCTGGAGAAAGGGTATCGCATGGAGCAGCCAGAGGGCTGCCCCCCAAAGGTCTATGAACTGATGAGAGCAT GTTGGCAGTGGAATCCATCTGATAGACCTTCTTTCGCAGAGACACACCAAGCCTTTGAGACCATGTTTCATGATTCTAATATAAACGAAG AGGTTGCTGAAGAACTGGGACGCACTGCTGCTTCCTCAACATCCATTTCATGTCAGAGCCGCCTTCCCATACTGCCCTCTAAGTCTCGTACATTGAAGAAGAAAGTAGAGAACAAAGAGAACATTGAAGGCACTGGGGATTCATCCGATAACTCAACCTCCAGCACAACTCCAG GGATACTTCGGGGATCTCCTGTAGCAAGTGGTTCTCCTGCTCTTCCCCGCAAGCAGAGGGATAAATCTCCTAGCAGCCTGCTGGGCGATACTAAGGAGACAACATTCACACGTGACCGTAAGGGAGGTTTCTTCAGTTCTTTTATGAAGAAAAAGAGTGCCCCTCAGCCTCCAAAACGCAGCAGCTCCTTCCGTGAAATGGAAAACCAGCCCCACAAGAGGCCTGAGCTCACTGGGGAGCTCGCCGCTTTCCAGCAGCTTGATGGTCTAGACACTCCTGCTTCTCCTGGCTCCCACAAGTGCTATGGGGGAGTATCTCAACGTAATTTTGCGGAAGAAGCCACGGGGGGAGTCAGCGGTGGTTGGACCGGAATATCGGGCTTCTTCACTCCCCGTCTCATCAAAAAGACATTTGGATTGCGGACAGGAAAATCAGGGAGCAATGATGATCAATCCAAACCTTTTCCCAGGTCCAATTCCACATCCTCTATGTCACCTGTGGTTTCTGAGCAGGACAGAATATCAATGACACTGCCGAGAAACTGCCACCGGACTAAGGTCCAGCTGGACCGTGCTGCCTCTGTGTCCTCACAGCCAGATGAGAACCAGCAGGATCTTCCAAGGACTGCATTAGACATGGCACCCGCACAGCCAAATAGGGACCGAGTAAAGGCCAAAATGCTTCCACGCACTGGAGGTAGTGAACGAAATGGTGGTCTGCGGACAGGTGCAGATGACAGATCATCACCCGGAAAACACGTAGGAGGAGTCTCTTCCTCTTTCCCTACAGCCGCCCACAACCACAAAGTGCCGGTTCTCATCTCTCCATCCCCAAGGAATGCATCTACAGATGGCCAGCTGGTTGGAATGGATTCTTTAGGTCACACCTTCAAATTGCTTCAGGAACATGTGGCACCAGCTGGTTCTGAGAAGGACCGTCCTTCTCATCGCCGACTGAAGCCAAAATGTGCGCCCCCTCCTCCTCCAAATCTGAGGTTCCTCCAACAGCCACCTGCTGAGGGCACAGGCTCATCTGCACCTGCACAGTCTGTCCCTGACCGTGCGCCCAAGCCATCCCGGCCCATGCTGCCACCTCCACCTCCTGTTAGTCAAGCAGGAAAGCTTTCCAATGGGGCAGCTGGAGGTGGTAGGGGAGCACTTAGGAAGTCCAAGCAACCTGCAGAGAAGATCCCTGCAGAAAAAATAAGCAAAGAAGCCCTATTGCAGTGTGCTGGAATGCTATCCAGTGCATTAGCACTACCCCAACCCAACAGCCAATTAGTGGACACAGGCCACCAGCTTCTGGACTACTGCACTGGATATGTGGACTCCATCGCCCAAACACGCAACAAATTTGCCTTCCGCGAGGCTGTCAGTCGCTTAGAGGTCAGTTTGCAAGAGCTGCAGGTGTCTTCCGCAGGGGCTGGGGCTGGAGGTGCTTCTGCTGCTTCCCAGGGTCCAAACCCTGTACTTAATAACTTACTTTCCTGTGTACAGGAGATCAGTGACGTAGTACAGAGGTAG
- the ABL2 gene encoding tyrosine-protein kinase ABL2 isoform X1, which yields MGQQVGRVGGETPGGGPPPPRGSRNTGAKLSNLPGAVGTGVGGRRRETTGRSNPETGFNIFTQHEALHRPYGSDSEPQALNDAIRWSSKENLLGATESDPNLFLALYDFVASGDNTLSITKGEKLRVLCYNQNGEWCEVLSKNGQGWVPSNYITPVNSLEKHSWYHGPVSRSAAEYLLSSLINGSFLVRESESSPGQLSISLRYEGRVYHYRINTASDGKVYVTAESRFTTLAELVHHHSTVADGLVTILHYPAPKCNKPTVYGVSPIHDKWEMERTDITMKHKLGGGQYGEVYVGVWKKYNLTVAVKTLKEDTMEVEEFLKEAAVMKEIKHPNLVQLLGVCTLEPPFYIVTEYMHFGNLLDYLRECNREEVTAVVLLYMATQISSAMEYLERKNFIHRDLAARNCLVGENHVVKVADFGLSRLMTGDTYTAHAGAKFPIKWTAPESLAYNTFSIKSDVWAFGVLLWEIATYGMSPYPGIDLSQVYDLLEKGYRMEQPEGCPPKVYELMRACWQWNPSDRPSFAETHQAFETMFHDSNINEEVAEELGRTAASSTSISCQSRLPILPSKSRTLKKKVENKENIEGTGDSSDNSTSSTTPGILRGSPVASGSPALPRKQRDKSPSSLLGDTKETTFTRDRKGGFFSSFMKKKSAPQPPKRSSSFREMENQPHKRPELTGELAAFQQLDGLDTPASPGSHKCYGGVSQRNFAEEATGGVSGGWTGISGFFTPRLIKKTFGLRTGKSGSNDDQSKPFPRSNSTSSMSPVVSEQDRISMTLPRNCHRTKVQLDRAASVSSQPDENQQDLPRTALDMAPAQPNRDRVKAKMLPRTGGSERNGGLRTGADDRSSPGKHVGGVSSSFPTAAHNHKVPVLISPSPRNASTDGQLVGMDSLGHTFKLLQEHVAPAGSEKDRPSHRRLKPKCAPPPPPNLRFLQQPPAEGTGSSAPAQSVPDRAPKPSRPMLPPPPPVSQAGKLSNGAAGGGRGALRKSKQPAEKIPAEKISKEALLQCAGMLSSALALPQPNSQLVDTGHQLLDYCTGYVDSIAQTRNKFAFREAVSRLEVSLQELQVSSAGAGAGGASAASQGPNPVLNNLLSCVQEISDVVQR from the exons AAGCTCTCCACCGGCCTTACGGCAGTGACTCAGAACCTCAAGCTCTTAATGATGCCATTCGCTGGAGTTCCAAGGAGAACCTGCTGGGAGCCACAGAGAGTGACCCCAATCTCTTTCTTGCACTCTATGATTTTGTGGCCAGCGGAGACAACACTCTAAGCATCACTAAAG GGGAGAAGCTGCGTGTGCTATGCTATAACCAGAATGGCGAATGGTGCGAAGTGCTGTCTAAGAATGGCCAGGGCTGGGTGCCCAGTAATTACATCACTCCTGTCAACAGCCTGGAGAAGCACTCGTGGTATCATGGCCCCGTGTCTCGCAGTGCAGCAGAGTATCTGCTCAGCAGCCTGATTAATGGCAGTTTCTTAGTGCGGGAGAGCGAGAGCAGCCCAGGCCAGCTCTCCATCTCCCTGCGTTATGAGGGCCGCGTCTACCACTACCGCATAAACACTGCCTCTGATGGCAAG GTTTACGTCACAGCGGAGAGCCGATTTACCACACTGGCTGAGCTGGTCCACCATCACTCCACCGTGGCTGACGGCCTTGTCACTATCTTACACTACCCAGCACCCAAGTGCAACAAGCCCACAGTTTACGGAGTGTCCCCCATCCATGATAAGTGGGAGATGGAGCGCACAGACATCACCATGAAGCACAAATTGGGAGGGGGACAGTACGGTGAAGTTTATGTAGGAGTCTGGAAAAAATACAATCTTACCGTGGCTGTGAAAACACTAAAG GAAGACACAATGGAGGTGGAGGAGTTTCTCAAGGAGGCCGCAGTGATGAAGGAGATCAAACATCCCAACCTGGTGCAACTGCTAG GTGTCTGCACACTGGAGCCCCCGTTTTACATTGTAACGGAATACATGCACTTTGGAAACCTGCTAGATTACCTGCGGGAGTGTAACCGGGAGGAAGTGACCGCTGTGGTACTGCTTTACATGGCCACTCAGATCTCTTCCGCCATGGAGTATCTGGAGAGGAAAAACTTCATCCACCG GGACCTGGCTGCAAGGAACTGCCTGGTGGGGGAAAATCATGTTGTGAAAGTGGCTGATTTTGGGCTCTCTCGTCTGATGACTGGAGACACGTACACAGCTCATGCAGGTGCCAAGTTCCCCATCAAATGGACGGCACCGGAAAGCCTGGCATACAACACATTCTCCATCAAATCAGACGTCTGGG CTTTTGGGGTGCTGCTCTGGGAGATCGCTACTTACGGCATGTCTCCATACCCTGGCATCGACCTGTCTCAGGTATATGACTTGCTGGAGAAAGGGTATCGCATGGAGCAGCCAGAGGGCTGCCCCCCAAAGGTCTATGAACTGATGAGAGCAT GTTGGCAGTGGAATCCATCTGATAGACCTTCTTTCGCAGAGACACACCAAGCCTTTGAGACCATGTTTCATGATTCTAATATAAACGAAG AGGTTGCTGAAGAACTGGGACGCACTGCTGCTTCCTCAACATCCATTTCATGTCAGAGCCGCCTTCCCATACTGCCCTCTAAGTCTCGTACATTGAAGAAGAAAGTAGAGAACAAAGAGAACATTGAAGGCACTGGGGATTCATCCGATAACTCAACCTCCAGCACAACTCCAG GGATACTTCGGGGATCTCCTGTAGCAAGTGGTTCTCCTGCTCTTCCCCGCAAGCAGAGGGATAAATCTCCTAGCAGCCTGCTGGGCGATACTAAGGAGACAACATTCACACGTGACCGTAAGGGAGGTTTCTTCAGTTCTTTTATGAAGAAAAAGAGTGCCCCTCAGCCTCCAAAACGCAGCAGCTCCTTCCGTGAAATGGAAAACCAGCCCCACAAGAGGCCTGAGCTCACTGGGGAGCTCGCCGCTTTCCAGCAGCTTGATGGTCTAGACACTCCTGCTTCTCCTGGCTCCCACAAGTGCTATGGGGGAGTATCTCAACGTAATTTTGCGGAAGAAGCCACGGGGGGAGTCAGCGGTGGTTGGACCGGAATATCGGGCTTCTTCACTCCCCGTCTCATCAAAAAGACATTTGGATTGCGGACAGGAAAATCAGGGAGCAATGATGATCAATCCAAACCTTTTCCCAGGTCCAATTCCACATCCTCTATGTCACCTGTGGTTTCTGAGCAGGACAGAATATCAATGACACTGCCGAGAAACTGCCACCGGACTAAGGTCCAGCTGGACCGTGCTGCCTCTGTGTCCTCACAGCCAGATGAGAACCAGCAGGATCTTCCAAGGACTGCATTAGACATGGCACCCGCACAGCCAAATAGGGACCGAGTAAAGGCCAAAATGCTTCCACGCACTGGAGGTAGTGAACGAAATGGTGGTCTGCGGACAGGTGCAGATGACAGATCATCACCCGGAAAACACGTAGGAGGAGTCTCTTCCTCTTTCCCTACAGCCGCCCACAACCACAAAGTGCCGGTTCTCATCTCTCCATCCCCAAGGAATGCATCTACAGATGGCCAGCTGGTTGGAATGGATTCTTTAGGTCACACCTTCAAATTGCTTCAGGAACATGTGGCACCAGCTGGTTCTGAGAAGGACCGTCCTTCTCATCGCCGACTGAAGCCAAAATGTGCGCCCCCTCCTCCTCCAAATCTGAGGTTCCTCCAACAGCCACCTGCTGAGGGCACAGGCTCATCTGCACCTGCACAGTCTGTCCCTGACCGTGCGCCCAAGCCATCCCGGCCCATGCTGCCACCTCCACCTCCTGTTAGTCAAGCAGGAAAGCTTTCCAATGGGGCAGCTGGAGGTGGTAGGGGAGCACTTAGGAAGTCCAAGCAACCTGCAGAGAAGATCCCTGCAGAAAAAATAAGCAAAGAAGCCCTATTGCAGTGTGCTGGAATGCTATCCAGTGCATTAGCACTACCCCAACCCAACAGCCAATTAGTGGACACAGGCCACCAGCTTCTGGACTACTGCACTGGATATGTGGACTCCATCGCCCAAACACGCAACAAATTTGCCTTCCGCGAGGCTGTCAGTCGCTTAGAGGTCAGTTTGCAAGAGCTGCAGGTGTCTTCCGCAGGGGCTGGGGCTGGAGGTGCTTCTGCTGCTTCCCAGGGTCCAAACCCTGTACTTAATAACTTACTTTCCTGTGTACAGGAGATCAGTGACGTAGTACAGAGGTAG
- the ABL2 gene encoding tyrosine-protein kinase ABL2 isoform X4, giving the protein MILGPVPASAGVLHGKGHMISTPLRDKAIRRNVFYNSALHRPYGSDSEPQALNDAIRWSSKENLLGATESDPNLFLALYDFVASGDNTLSITKGEKLRVLCYNQNGEWCEVLSKNGQGWVPSNYITPVNSLEKHSWYHGPVSRSAAEYLLSSLINGSFLVRESESSPGQLSISLRYEGRVYHYRINTASDGKVYVTAESRFTTLAELVHHHSTVADGLVTILHYPAPKCNKPTVYGVSPIHDKWEMERTDITMKHKLGGGQYGEVYVGVWKKYNLTVAVKTLKEDTMEVEEFLKEAAVMKEIKHPNLVQLLGVCTLEPPFYIVTEYMHFGNLLDYLRECNREEVTAVVLLYMATQISSAMEYLERKNFIHRDLAARNCLVGENHVVKVADFGLSRLMTGDTYTAHAGAKFPIKWTAPESLAYNTFSIKSDVWAFGVLLWEIATYGMSPYPGIDLSQVYDLLEKGYRMEQPEGCPPKVYELMRACWQWNPSDRPSFAETHQAFETMFHDSNINEEVAEELGRTAASSTSISCQSRLPILPSKSRTLKKKVENKENIEGTGDSSDNSTSSTTPGILRGSPVASGSPALPRKQRDKSPSSLLGDTKETTFTRDRKGGFFSSFMKKKSAPQPPKRSSSFREMENQPHKRPELTGELAAFQQLDGLDTPASPGSHKCYGGVSQRNFAEEATGGVSGGWTGISGFFTPRLIKKTFGLRTGKSGSNDDQSKPFPRSNSTSSMSPVVSEQDRISMTLPRNCHRTKVQLDRAASVSSQPDENQQDLPRTALDMAPAQPNRDRVKAKMLPRTGGSERNGGLRTGADDRSSPGKHVGGVSSSFPTAAHNHKVPVLISPSPRNASTDGQLVGMDSLGHTFKLLQEHVAPAGSEKDRPSHRRLKPKCAPPPPPNLRFLQQPPAEGTGSSAPAQSVPDRAPKPSRPMLPPPPPVSQAGKLSNGAAGGGRGALRKSKQPAEKIPAEKISKEALLQCAGMLSSALALPQPNSQLVDTGHQLLDYCTGYVDSIAQTRNKFAFREAVSRLEVSLQELQVSSAGAGAGGASAASQGPNPVLNNLLSCVQEISDVVQR; this is encoded by the exons CTCTCCACCGGCCTTACGGCAGTGACTCAGAACCTCAAGCTCTTAATGATGCCATTCGCTGGAGTTCCAAGGAGAACCTGCTGGGAGCCACAGAGAGTGACCCCAATCTCTTTCTTGCACTCTATGATTTTGTGGCCAGCGGAGACAACACTCTAAGCATCACTAAAG GGGAGAAGCTGCGTGTGCTATGCTATAACCAGAATGGCGAATGGTGCGAAGTGCTGTCTAAGAATGGCCAGGGCTGGGTGCCCAGTAATTACATCACTCCTGTCAACAGCCTGGAGAAGCACTCGTGGTATCATGGCCCCGTGTCTCGCAGTGCAGCAGAGTATCTGCTCAGCAGCCTGATTAATGGCAGTTTCTTAGTGCGGGAGAGCGAGAGCAGCCCAGGCCAGCTCTCCATCTCCCTGCGTTATGAGGGCCGCGTCTACCACTACCGCATAAACACTGCCTCTGATGGCAAG GTTTACGTCACAGCGGAGAGCCGATTTACCACACTGGCTGAGCTGGTCCACCATCACTCCACCGTGGCTGACGGCCTTGTCACTATCTTACACTACCCAGCACCCAAGTGCAACAAGCCCACAGTTTACGGAGTGTCCCCCATCCATGATAAGTGGGAGATGGAGCGCACAGACATCACCATGAAGCACAAATTGGGAGGGGGACAGTACGGTGAAGTTTATGTAGGAGTCTGGAAAAAATACAATCTTACCGTGGCTGTGAAAACACTAAAG GAAGACACAATGGAGGTGGAGGAGTTTCTCAAGGAGGCCGCAGTGATGAAGGAGATCAAACATCCCAACCTGGTGCAACTGCTAG GTGTCTGCACACTGGAGCCCCCGTTTTACATTGTAACGGAATACATGCACTTTGGAAACCTGCTAGATTACCTGCGGGAGTGTAACCGGGAGGAAGTGACCGCTGTGGTACTGCTTTACATGGCCACTCAGATCTCTTCCGCCATGGAGTATCTGGAGAGGAAAAACTTCATCCACCG GGACCTGGCTGCAAGGAACTGCCTGGTGGGGGAAAATCATGTTGTGAAAGTGGCTGATTTTGGGCTCTCTCGTCTGATGACTGGAGACACGTACACAGCTCATGCAGGTGCCAAGTTCCCCATCAAATGGACGGCACCGGAAAGCCTGGCATACAACACATTCTCCATCAAATCAGACGTCTGGG CTTTTGGGGTGCTGCTCTGGGAGATCGCTACTTACGGCATGTCTCCATACCCTGGCATCGACCTGTCTCAGGTATATGACTTGCTGGAGAAAGGGTATCGCATGGAGCAGCCAGAGGGCTGCCCCCCAAAGGTCTATGAACTGATGAGAGCAT GTTGGCAGTGGAATCCATCTGATAGACCTTCTTTCGCAGAGACACACCAAGCCTTTGAGACCATGTTTCATGATTCTAATATAAACGAAG AGGTTGCTGAAGAACTGGGACGCACTGCTGCTTCCTCAACATCCATTTCATGTCAGAGCCGCCTTCCCATACTGCCCTCTAAGTCTCGTACATTGAAGAAGAAAGTAGAGAACAAAGAGAACATTGAAGGCACTGGGGATTCATCCGATAACTCAACCTCCAGCACAACTCCAG GGATACTTCGGGGATCTCCTGTAGCAAGTGGTTCTCCTGCTCTTCCCCGCAAGCAGAGGGATAAATCTCCTAGCAGCCTGCTGGGCGATACTAAGGAGACAACATTCACACGTGACCGTAAGGGAGGTTTCTTCAGTTCTTTTATGAAGAAAAAGAGTGCCCCTCAGCCTCCAAAACGCAGCAGCTCCTTCCGTGAAATGGAAAACCAGCCCCACAAGAGGCCTGAGCTCACTGGGGAGCTCGCCGCTTTCCAGCAGCTTGATGGTCTAGACACTCCTGCTTCTCCTGGCTCCCACAAGTGCTATGGGGGAGTATCTCAACGTAATTTTGCGGAAGAAGCCACGGGGGGAGTCAGCGGTGGTTGGACCGGAATATCGGGCTTCTTCACTCCCCGTCTCATCAAAAAGACATTTGGATTGCGGACAGGAAAATCAGGGAGCAATGATGATCAATCCAAACCTTTTCCCAGGTCCAATTCCACATCCTCTATGTCACCTGTGGTTTCTGAGCAGGACAGAATATCAATGACACTGCCGAGAAACTGCCACCGGACTAAGGTCCAGCTGGACCGTGCTGCCTCTGTGTCCTCACAGCCAGATGAGAACCAGCAGGATCTTCCAAGGACTGCATTAGACATGGCACCCGCACAGCCAAATAGGGACCGAGTAAAGGCCAAAATGCTTCCACGCACTGGAGGTAGTGAACGAAATGGTGGTCTGCGGACAGGTGCAGATGACAGATCATCACCCGGAAAACACGTAGGAGGAGTCTCTTCCTCTTTCCCTACAGCCGCCCACAACCACAAAGTGCCGGTTCTCATCTCTCCATCCCCAAGGAATGCATCTACAGATGGCCAGCTGGTTGGAATGGATTCTTTAGGTCACACCTTCAAATTGCTTCAGGAACATGTGGCACCAGCTGGTTCTGAGAAGGACCGTCCTTCTCATCGCCGACTGAAGCCAAAATGTGCGCCCCCTCCTCCTCCAAATCTGAGGTTCCTCCAACAGCCACCTGCTGAGGGCACAGGCTCATCTGCACCTGCACAGTCTGTCCCTGACCGTGCGCCCAAGCCATCCCGGCCCATGCTGCCACCTCCACCTCCTGTTAGTCAAGCAGGAAAGCTTTCCAATGGGGCAGCTGGAGGTGGTAGGGGAGCACTTAGGAAGTCCAAGCAACCTGCAGAGAAGATCCCTGCAGAAAAAATAAGCAAAGAAGCCCTATTGCAGTGTGCTGGAATGCTATCCAGTGCATTAGCACTACCCCAACCCAACAGCCAATTAGTGGACACAGGCCACCAGCTTCTGGACTACTGCACTGGATATGTGGACTCCATCGCCCAAACACGCAACAAATTTGCCTTCCGCGAGGCTGTCAGTCGCTTAGAGGTCAGTTTGCAAGAGCTGCAGGTGTCTTCCGCAGGGGCTGGGGCTGGAGGTGCTTCTGCTGCTTCCCAGGGTCCAAACCCTGTACTTAATAACTTACTTTCCTGTGTACAGGAGATCAGTGACGTAGTACAGAGGTAG